A single genomic interval of Aphelocoma coerulescens isolate FSJ_1873_10779 chromosome W unlocalized genomic scaffold, UR_Acoe_1.0 ChrW_unloc_scaf_5, whole genome shotgun sequence harbors:
- the LOC138102905 gene encoding LOW QUALITY PROTEIN: octapeptide-repeat protein T2-like (The sequence of the model RefSeq protein was modified relative to this genomic sequence to represent the inferred CDS: substituted 1 base at 1 genomic stop codon) — RRKRKQKKRKRNRKKKRKQKKEKEKRKEEKRKKSKQKKKREKARGKSKRLNEREKEREEKRTLWSERKKGHESKSXRKRERKGQRNRGREQE, encoded by the exons agaagaaagagaaagcaaaaaaagagaaagagaaacagaaagaaaaagagaaaacaaaaaaaagagaaagaaaagagaaaggaagagaaaagaaaaaagagtaaacaaaagaaaaaa AGAGAGAAAGCGAGGGGCAAGAGCAAGAGACTGAacgagagagagaaagaaagagaggaaaagagaacgTTGTGGAGCGAAAGAAAGAAAGGGCATGAGAGCAAGAGCTAGAGAAAGCGAGAAAGGAAGGGGCAGCGGAACAGAGGGAGAGAGCAAGAGTGA